One Psychromonas sp. psych-6C06 DNA window includes the following coding sequences:
- the ccmA gene encoding cytochrome c biogenesis heme-transporting ATPase CcmA codes for MLRCENLTCVREDRILFKDLSFSVNRGDIVQVEGPNGVGKTSLFRLLVGLSLPYDGQILWQEEAMNNDRETYLKTLLYLGHKTGIKPELTALENLQFFQHLQPSYESADLWEILAKVGLAGYEDIITGQLSAGQQRRVALARLWLNDCQLWVLDEPFTAIDKSGVKVLEDLFLQHADKGGIVVLTTHQDLSIKAPRLSKITLHKPLDDCYV; via the coding sequence ATGCTTCGCTGTGAAAATTTAACCTGTGTCCGAGAAGATAGGATCTTATTTAAAGATCTCTCCTTTAGCGTTAATCGCGGTGATATAGTGCAAGTTGAAGGCCCCAATGGGGTTGGAAAAACGAGTCTTTTTCGTCTCCTAGTTGGTTTGTCTCTTCCTTATGATGGTCAAATACTTTGGCAGGAAGAGGCTATGAATAATGATCGTGAAACTTACCTAAAAACACTGCTATATCTTGGTCATAAAACGGGCATTAAGCCTGAGCTCACGGCACTAGAAAATCTGCAGTTCTTTCAGCATTTACAACCGAGTTATGAAAGTGCAGATCTATGGGAGATTTTGGCAAAAGTTGGCCTTGCAGGTTATGAAGATATTATTACTGGGCAACTTTCTGCAGGACAGCAGCGACGAGTTGCACTTGCACGTTTATGGTTAAATGATTGCCAGTTGTGGGTTTTAGATGAGCCTTTTACTGCGATAGACAAATCAGGTGTTAAGGTATTAGAAGACCTTTTTCTTCAGCATGCAGATAAAGGTGGCATTGTTGTACTGACAACTCATCAGGATTTATCTATCAAGGCGCCACGATTATCAAAAATCACCCTGCATAAACCCTTGGATGACTGTTATGTTTAA
- the ccmB gene encoding heme exporter protein CcmB, protein MFKVFTQVVSKELKGAFRRQSDILNPVWFFIIVVTLFPLGIGTDPILLARIAPGIIWVAALLAALLSFERLFKDDFIDGSLEQLMLMPHSLAWLVSAKVFAHWLLTGLPILFISPLLATFLAMDVPTYYALFLTLLIGTPILSLLGAIGVALTVGLRKGGILLSLIMLPLSIPILIFSTMAIDAAAYGQSYLGLLALLGAMLIASMTLAPFAIAAALRVSVS, encoded by the coding sequence ATGTTTAAGGTCTTTACACAGGTGGTTAGTAAAGAGCTTAAAGGTGCTTTTAGGCGACAGAGTGATATATTAAATCCGGTGTGGTTTTTTATCATCGTTGTGACGCTTTTCCCCCTGGGTATCGGCACTGATCCTATTTTACTAGCACGTATTGCTCCTGGTATTATTTGGGTTGCTGCTTTATTGGCAGCACTGCTCTCATTTGAACGCCTATTTAAAGATGACTTTATTGATGGATCGCTTGAGCAGTTGATGCTGATGCCTCATTCTCTCGCGTGGTTAGTCAGTGCAAAAGTGTTTGCACATTGGTTATTGACGGGCCTACCTATTTTGTTTATTTCGCCATTATTAGCAACTTTTTTGGCGATGGATGTACCGACCTATTATGCACTCTTTTTAACCCTGCTTATTGGGACACCCATACTGAGCCTACTTGGGGCTATTGGCGTTGCATTAACAGTCGGTTTACGTAAAGGAGGGATATTATTAAGCTTAATTATGCTTCCTTTAAGTATTCCTATTTTAATTTTTTCAACCATGGCAATTGATGCAGCCGCATACGGCCAGTCTTACCTTGGTCTATTAGCGTTATTAGGTGCGATGTTAATTGCCTCAATGACCTTAGCACCCTTTGCAATTGCTGCCGCGTTACGCGTTAGCGTAAGCTGA